A part of Chitinimonas koreensis genomic DNA contains:
- a CDS encoding polyprenyl synthetase family protein — MSIEFVKSVIAADMQAVDQLIRERLHSEVALVRQVAEYIISSGGKRLRPVLVLLSAGALGYRGEHHRELAAVVEFIHTATLLHDDVVDESSLRRGRDTANAMFGNAASVLVGDFLYSRAFQMMVGVNDMRVMQVLADATNVIAEGEVLQLMNIGDAELDEADYLKVIRYKTAKLFEAAARLGALLSKSDAATEDAMARFGMHLGTAFQIVDDVLDYSGDAGEIGKNLGDDLAEGKCTLPLIHAMRLGTAEQAAVVREAIVHAQRDHFAAVLAAVQGSGALEAAMAAARGEARQALAALAGLPDNDSTRALHALAEFAVNRSN; from the coding sequence GTGTCCATCGAATTCGTCAAATCCGTCATCGCCGCCGACATGCAGGCGGTCGATCAATTGATCCGCGAGCGCCTGCATTCCGAGGTCGCGCTGGTGCGCCAGGTGGCCGAATACATCATCTCCTCGGGCGGCAAGCGGCTGCGCCCGGTGCTGGTGCTGCTGTCGGCCGGCGCGCTCGGCTACCGCGGCGAGCATCACCGCGAGCTGGCCGCCGTGGTCGAGTTCATCCACACGGCCACCCTGCTGCACGACGACGTGGTCGACGAATCGAGCCTGCGCCGCGGCCGCGACACCGCCAACGCGATGTTCGGCAATGCCGCCAGCGTGCTGGTCGGCGACTTCCTCTACTCGCGCGCCTTCCAGATGATGGTCGGCGTGAACGACATGCGGGTGATGCAGGTGCTGGCCGACGCGACCAACGTGATCGCCGAGGGCGAGGTGCTGCAGCTGATGAACATCGGCGACGCCGAGCTCGACGAGGCCGACTACCTCAAGGTGATCCGCTACAAGACCGCCAAGCTGTTCGAGGCCGCCGCGCGCCTCGGCGCCCTGCTGTCCAAGTCCGACGCCGCGACCGAAGACGCGATGGCGCGCTTCGGCATGCACCTGGGCACCGCCTTCCAGATCGTCGACGACGTGCTCGACTACTCGGGCGACGCCGGCGAGATCGGCAAGAACCTCGGCGACGACCTGGCCGAGGGCAAGTGCACGCTGCCGCTGATCCACGCCATGCGCCTCGGCACCGCCGAACAGGCCGCGGTGGTGCGCGAGGCCATCGTGCACGCCCAGCGCGACCATTTCGCCGCGGTACTGGCCGCCGTGCAGGGTAGCGGCGCGCTCGAGGCCGCGATGGCCGCCGCGCGCGGCGAAGCCCGGCAGGCGCTGGCAGCACTGGCCGGCCTGCCCGACAACGACTCGACCCGCGCCCTCCATGCGCTGGCCGAATTCGCGGTCAACCGCAGCAATTGA
- the obgE gene encoding GTPase ObgE, with product MKFIDEARIEVIGGSGGNGSASMRREKFVPRGGPDGGDGGRGGSIWAVADKDINTLVDYRFVKQYRAKHGENGRGADCYGKGADDIYLRMPVGTVITDAESGELVADLTHDGQQALIAKGGKGGLGNLHFKSSTNRAPRQFTYGEEGEQRELRLELKVLADVGLLGMPNAGKSTFIRAVSAAKPKVADYPFTTLHPNLGVVRIDHNRSFVIADIPGLIEGAAEGAGLGHRFLKHLARTGILLHLVDLAPFNEETDPVREAQAIVEELRKYDETLYHKPRWLVLNKLDMVPEDERGARVEAFLEAFGWPRVEIDPLAPFDPAVPRVFTISGLTGEGTQQLCWAVMDYLEATRPQREEGAPTEAEALHAPYDPTKS from the coding sequence ATGAAATTCATCGACGAAGCCCGCATCGAAGTGATCGGCGGCAGCGGCGGCAATGGTTCGGCCAGCATGCGCCGCGAGAAGTTCGTGCCGCGCGGCGGCCCCGACGGCGGCGATGGCGGCCGCGGCGGCAGCATCTGGGCAGTGGCCGACAAGGACATCAACACGCTGGTCGACTACCGCTTCGTGAAGCAGTACCGCGCCAAGCACGGCGAGAACGGCCGCGGCGCCGACTGCTACGGCAAGGGTGCCGACGACATCTACCTGCGCATGCCGGTCGGTACGGTGATCACCGATGCCGAATCCGGCGAACTGGTCGCCGACCTGACCCACGACGGCCAGCAGGCGCTGATCGCCAAGGGCGGCAAGGGCGGCCTGGGCAACCTGCATTTCAAGTCCTCCACCAACCGCGCGCCGCGCCAGTTCACCTACGGCGAGGAGGGCGAGCAGCGCGAGCTGCGGCTCGAGCTCAAGGTGCTGGCCGATGTCGGCCTGCTGGGCATGCCCAACGCCGGCAAGTCGACCTTCATCCGCGCGGTGTCGGCCGCCAAGCCCAAGGTGGCGGACTATCCGTTCACCACGCTGCATCCGAATCTCGGCGTGGTGCGCATCGACCACAACCGCAGCTTCGTGATCGCCGACATCCCCGGCCTGATCGAGGGCGCGGCCGAAGGCGCCGGCCTGGGCCACCGCTTCCTCAAGCACCTGGCGCGCACCGGCATCCTGCTGCACCTGGTCGACCTCGCCCCGTTCAACGAAGAGACCGACCCGGTGCGCGAGGCGCAGGCCATCGTCGAGGAGCTGCGCAAGTACGACGAGACGCTGTACCACAAGCCACGCTGGCTGGTGCTCAACAAGCTCGACATGGTGCCCGAGGACGAGCGCGGGGCGCGCGTCGAGGCCTTCCTCGAAGCCTTCGGCTGGCCGCGCGTCGAGATCGATCCGCTGGCGCCGTTCGACCCGGCCGTGCCGCGCGTCTTCACCATCTCGGGCCTCACCGGCGAAGGCACCCAGCAGCTGTGCTGGGCGGTGATGGACTACCTCGAGGCGACCCGCCCGCAGCGCGAAGAGGGCGCCCCGACCGAGGCCGAGGCGCTGCACGCGCCCTACGATCCGACCAAGTCCTGA
- the rplU gene encoding 50S ribosomal protein L21 — MYAVVKTGGKQYKVAVGEKLKVEQIAADIDAQIVLEEVLMVVDGEAVTIGTPVVAGAKIEATVVAHGRGEKVRIFKMRRRKHYQKRQGHRQNFTEIRIDAIVK, encoded by the coding sequence ATGTACGCGGTCGTAAAAACCGGGGGCAAGCAGTACAAAGTTGCCGTCGGCGAAAAACTCAAAGTAGAACAGATTGCCGCCGACATCGACGCCCAAATCGTGCTTGAAGAAGTACTGATGGTGGTGGACGGTGAAGCGGTTACCATTGGCACCCCGGTCGTGGCTGGCGCCAAGATCGAGGCAACCGTGGTTGCGCATGGTCGTGGCGAGAAGGTCCGCATCTTCAAGATGCGCCGCCGCAAGCACTACCAGAAGCGCCAGGGCCATCGCCAGAATTTCACCGAAATTCGCATCGACGCCATCGTCAAGTAA
- the rpmA gene encoding 50S ribosomal protein L27, translated as MAHKKAGGSSRNGRDSESKRLGTKVYGGELIPAGSIIIRQRGTRFHAGDNVGMGKDHTLYAKVDGYVKFVVKGALKRKTVVVEPYTGAEA; from the coding sequence ATGGCACACAAAAAAGCAGGCGGTAGCTCGCGCAACGGCCGCGACTCCGAGTCGAAGCGACTTGGCACCAAGGTTTACGGCGGCGAGCTGATCCCGGCCGGTTCGATCATCATCCGTCAGCGCGGCACCCGCTTCCACGCTGGCGACAACGTGGGCATGGGCAAGGATCACACCCTGTACGCGAAGGTCGACGGCTACGTGAAGTTCGTGGTCAAGGGCGCGCTCAAGCGCAAGACCGTGGTGGTCGAGCCCTACACCGGCGCCGAGGCCTGA